A genomic window from Chitinophaga pollutisoli includes:
- a CDS encoding MutS-related protein — protein sequence MYLQTDTQTMEDLRLFSKADTQGIYDIYNQSFTRGGQAIMESMFKKPLSDRTAIQQRINIISAFAELNATFPFDGATLDNVEKYITYDDNLDGGSKVTLSEKETQNGIAAVVRLFHTLRQYVANGELGGVPELEADRMAVSVLLQDPAFAPVFNEQPDARLSFGAVTAFDVLIRVKEKRKVLELLRFIYHLDVYISVARVALQHSMVFPKVHPKGTAILHVAGVYHPLLKHAVPNTLEMPPARNLVFLTGANMAGKSTFLRSFSTAVYIAHMGFPVAAAAMEFSVLDGVYTTINLPDNLGIGASHFYAEVLRVKKIALELSAGKSLFVLFDELFRGTNVKDALEGTLAVCSAFTNRKASKFIISSHIIEAADELRKKDSAAFYYLPTRMNGAVPEYTYTLQEGVTNDKHGMIIISNEGILEILKQGNKGGKRLNKQL from the coding sequence CGTTTACCCGGGGCGGACAAGCCATCATGGAGTCCATGTTCAAAAAGCCGTTGAGCGACAGGACCGCGATCCAACAGCGGATCAACATCATTTCCGCCTTCGCGGAGCTGAATGCCACGTTCCCCTTCGACGGCGCTACCCTGGATAACGTCGAGAAGTACATCACGTACGACGACAACCTGGACGGCGGTTCCAAAGTTACCCTCAGCGAGAAGGAGACCCAGAACGGCATCGCTGCCGTGGTGCGCCTGTTCCATACCCTCCGGCAGTACGTCGCCAATGGTGAGCTGGGCGGCGTGCCGGAACTGGAAGCCGATCGGATGGCGGTATCCGTCCTGTTGCAGGACCCGGCTTTCGCGCCGGTATTCAACGAGCAGCCGGATGCCCGCCTGTCTTTCGGCGCCGTGACTGCGTTCGACGTGCTGATCCGCGTGAAGGAAAAGCGAAAAGTGCTGGAGCTGCTGCGGTTCATTTATCACCTGGATGTTTACATCTCGGTGGCGCGCGTAGCGTTGCAGCACAGCATGGTATTTCCCAAGGTTCACCCGAAGGGGACGGCCATCCTGCATGTTGCCGGCGTGTACCACCCGCTGCTGAAGCATGCAGTGCCCAACACCCTGGAAATGCCGCCGGCGCGCAACCTGGTGTTCCTCACAGGAGCCAATATGGCGGGTAAATCCACGTTCCTGCGCTCTTTTAGCACCGCCGTGTATATCGCCCACATGGGCTTCCCGGTGGCCGCGGCGGCTATGGAATTCTCCGTGCTGGATGGCGTTTATACCACCATCAACCTACCCGACAACCTCGGCATCGGCGCCAGCCACTTCTACGCGGAAGTGCTGCGGGTGAAGAAAATCGCCCTGGAACTCAGCGCCGGGAAATCCCTGTTTGTCCTGTTCGACGAACTGTTCCGCGGCACCAACGTGAAAGACGCGCTCGAGGGCACCCTGGCCGTATGCAGCGCGTTCACCAACCGGAAAGCGAGCAAGTTCATCATCTCCTCCCACATCATCGAAGCAGCAGACGAACTGCGGAAGAAGGATAGCGCGGCATTCTATTACCTGCCCACCCGGATGAACGGCGCCGTACCCGAGTATACCTACACCTTGCAGGAAGGGGTGACCAACGACAAACATGGCATGATCATCATCAGCAACGAAGGGATCCTGGAGATTCTGAAGCAGGGAAATAAAGGTGGTAAACGGCTAAACAAGCAATTATGA